In one window of Qipengyuania profundimaris DNA:
- the der gene encoding ribosome biogenesis GTPase Der, with protein MRASPSKPTVIIIGRPNVGKSTLFNRLVGKRLALVDDQPGVTRDRRFGEAEIAGLEFQIVDTAGWEDEDPDSLPGRMRKQTEVSLEGADAALFVFDSRVGLTPLDEEIARWLRSQKVPVVLVANKAEGKQGDAGIYESFSLGFGEPAAVSAEHGEGIADLFDHLWPIIGAKAEAAEIEAEIDEEDEEALLAGPLQLAIVGRPNAGKSTLINRLLGEDRLLTGPEAGITRDSIAIDWEWTDPKTGEPREIKLIDTAGMRKKAQVTDKLEKLSVADARRAVDFAEVVVLLLDATRGLEAQDLKIANLVLEEGRALMIAINKWDVADNASSLFNGIREALNEGLAQVRGVPLFAVSAKTGKGLDQMLGAAFELREAWSRRVPTAALNRWFDDALEANPPPAPKGRRIKLRYITQASIRPPRFVVFGTRLEALPKSYERYLINGIRDKLGFEAVPVRVVLKSPKNPYNANKGGGGNYSGER; from the coding sequence ATGCGCGCATCCCCATCCAAGCCTACGGTGATCATCATCGGCCGCCCGAATGTCGGCAAGTCGACGCTGTTCAACCGGCTTGTCGGCAAGAGGCTGGCGCTGGTCGACGACCAGCCCGGCGTCACGCGTGACCGCCGCTTCGGGGAGGCGGAGATCGCCGGGCTGGAGTTCCAGATCGTCGATACCGCCGGCTGGGAAGACGAGGATCCCGACAGCCTGCCCGGCCGGATGCGCAAGCAGACCGAAGTCAGCCTGGAAGGCGCAGACGCGGCACTTTTTGTATTCGATTCGCGTGTCGGTCTGACCCCGCTCGACGAGGAGATCGCCCGCTGGCTGCGCAGCCAGAAAGTGCCGGTGGTGCTGGTGGCCAACAAGGCGGAAGGTAAGCAGGGCGACGCGGGCATCTACGAAAGCTTCTCGCTCGGCTTCGGCGAACCGGCCGCCGTTAGTGCAGAGCATGGCGAAGGCATCGCCGACCTGTTCGATCACCTCTGGCCGATCATCGGCGCCAAGGCCGAGGCGGCGGAGATCGAAGCCGAGATCGACGAGGAAGACGAGGAGGCGCTCCTCGCCGGACCACTCCAACTCGCCATCGTCGGTCGCCCCAATGCGGGCAAATCCACGCTGATTAACCGGCTGCTGGGCGAAGACCGCCTGCTGACCGGTCCGGAAGCCGGGATTACGCGCGATTCCATCGCGATCGACTGGGAATGGACCGATCCGAAGACCGGCGAGCCGCGCGAGATCAAGCTGATCGACACCGCCGGCATGCGCAAGAAGGCGCAGGTCACGGACAAGCTGGAGAAGCTGTCGGTTGCCGATGCCCGCCGCGCGGTGGATTTCGCCGAAGTCGTCGTACTGTTGCTCGATGCGACGCGCGGGCTGGAAGCGCAGGACCTCAAGATCGCCAACCTCGTGCTCGAGGAAGGCCGCGCGCTGATGATTGCGATCAACAAATGGGATGTGGCGGATAACGCCAGCAGCCTGTTCAACGGCATTCGCGAGGCGCTGAACGAAGGGTTGGCGCAGGTGCGCGGCGTGCCCTTGTTCGCGGTCAGCGCGAAGACCGGCAAGGGGCTCGACCAGATGCTCGGCGCGGCGTTCGAACTTCGCGAGGCATGGAGCCGCCGTGTCCCGACTGCCGCGCTCAACCGCTGGTTCGACGATGCGCTCGAAGCCAACCCGCCGCCTGCGCCCAAGGGTCGGCGGATCAAGCTGCGCTACATCACGCAGGCGAGCATCCGGCCGCCGCGGTTCGTCGTGTTCGGCACGCGGCTGGAAGCGCTTCCCAAGAGCTACGAGCGCTATCTGATCAACGGAATTCGC